The DNA window AGGAATCAATAACAAGCCAGATTGCCTGGGTATCAAACGACTGAGGTGGAAGGTCTAGGTCTACGCTCTCAAGCGTTTCATCAGTAAGCAAGCGCTTTTTCTTATAGCCAATGACTTGCTCCGTTACAATCACTTCGCCAAAGCATACTTGTGCGCCCGCCAATGTTTGGGATTTAAGCGTCCTTTTTATGAGGGTTTCCGTAACAGTTGTAGCCGAGGTGTAGTAGTCCACATCACGTCTGGAAGCATAAGCACAGCGTCCTACTTGGTCAAGGCGTTCCACAACATACGACTCGCCTTGATGAAGGTAGACTGCCCCTTCGTGAATCATTTGGAAAGCAGTAGCTTCCTCAACTGAGCCCAGAGGTTCCCCAGGCTTAGCAATGTCGTAAATTAGGTAACTATTTCCTCCTGTGGAACGTATGTTGACGTTGGCCGCTGGGTAGCCTTCACCATTCCAAAACCACTTCCCTTGGCGAATTATCTGCCCCGACTCAGCCAACAGGTTTAAAATCGGCTTCGAATTCGCGCCGAAAAGATCACAATCGAGTTCCGAAATAGGAATTTCATAAGCAGCACAGCACAGATGTTCAGCAAGGATGTAGGGATTTTGCGGGTCCAGAATGGCTTTTTCATTAGTACGGTCCAATAAATAGGTAGGATTCTGCATAATGAACTGGTCAAGCGGATTGTTAAGCGCTATTAGAATGGCAAGCGATGTATTTTGCCCTCTGCCTGCGCGTCCAATTTGCTGCCAAGTGCTGGCAATCGTGCCTGGATAACCCGTAAGAATGCACGCTTCTAGGTCGCCGATGTCAACACCAAGTTCAAGTGCATTAGTTGCCGTAACTCCTAGAAGCTCTCCTCCAAAAAGCCCCTTCTCAATCTGCCGTCGCTGCTCGGGCGTATATCCACCACGATATGGCATAATCCTCCCGGCAGCCTCAGGATCATGCGCTTCTAAATTCGCTCTAGCATATCGATAAATTAGCTCGGCAACAACCCTTGCTTTTGCAAAAGTTATGCTTCTTATACGCCGACATGCAAGCTTAGAGAGAAGGTAAGCCGCTTCCCAGTTTGCACTTCTTCTTTCCCCAACACCTATATAAGGTGGGTTCCAAAACGCAAACAACTTCTCCCCAGAGGGAGAGCCATCATCATTTATGACCTCTGCCCTTACGCCCGTGAGCTTCCTCATTAGCTCCTCAGGGTTGCCAATTGTTGCTGAACATGCAATGAACTGCGGAACAGAACCATAATGGCGGCAGACGCGGCGCAGACGCCTAATAATATTTGCAACATGTGCGCCAAATACTCCGCGAT is part of the Armatimonadota bacterium genome and encodes:
- a CDS encoding DEAD/DEAH box helicase, whose product is MSLRKFLAELQNSPDYKGQLVHLAVIPAKPARYSEAIYKLNPRLCERLKALGIDKLYSHQAAAINAVLDGRHVVVVTSTASGKTLCYNIPILNIQLSEPAKRAIYLFPTKALAQDQLRKLNELNHQFELRFGIYDGDTPQTERRAIRKNCHTVLTNPDMLHLAILPYHTQWAEFFRNLAFVVIDEMHVYRGVFGAHVANIIRRLRRVCRHYGSVPQFIACSATIGNPEELMRKLTGVRAEVINDDGSPSGEKLFAFWNPPYIGVGERRSANWEAAYLLSKLACRRIRSITFAKARVVAELIYRYARANLEAHDPEAAGRIMPYRGGYTPEQRRQIEKGLFGGELLGVTATNALELGVDIGDLEACILTGYPGTIASTWQQIGRAGRGQNTSLAILIALNNPLDQFIMQNPTYLLDRTNEKAILDPQNPYILAEHLCCAAYEIPISELDCDLFGANSKPILNLLAESGQIIRQGKWFWNGEGYPAANVNIRSTGGNSYLIYDIAKPGEPLGSVEEATAFQMIHEGAVYLHQGESYVVERLDQVGRCAYASRRDVDYYTSATTVTETLIKRTLKSQTLAGAQVCFGEVIVTEQVIGYKKKRLLTDETLESVDLDLPPQSFDTQAIWLVIDSSIARIVQSRGYDLEGGIHGLEHALIGMMPLYAMCDRQDVGGASHPSHFHTGLPTIFIYDAHPGGVGIAEDAYTKIKELINSTLKAISECPCFDGCPSCIHSPKCGNNNSPLDKQASLLILNALANL